A single Tenacibaculum sp. 190524A02b DNA region contains:
- the lon gene encoding endopeptidase La produces the protein MSKSKIIHLDSLSLQDVFNENSELIPLLTPEDEENMNKEEIPSELPILPLRNTVLFPGVVIPITAGRDKSIQLIKDANKGDKVVGVVAQKNAEVEDPTIDDIHTTGVVAQILRVLKMPDGNTTVIIQGKKRFEIDEVTQEIPYLKAKVSEAKDERDIDDQKEFDAIIDSIKDLALEVIKENPMLPSEASFAIKNIQSNSFLVNFISSNMELSVSQKQVLLEKDSLKERALLTLKNLDKELQKLQLRNDIQSKTRSDLDKQQREYYLHQQLKTIQDELGGVSHDQELEEMRSKSKNKKWNKEVAETFEKELSRLKRMNPQMAEYGVQRNYLELMLELPWGEYSEDKFDLKKAQKILDRDHFGLEKVKERIIEHLAVLKLRGDMKSPIICLYGPPGVGKTSLGKSIAEALGRKYVRMSLGGLRDEAEIRGHRKTYIGAMPGRLIQNIKKSGTSNPVFVLDEIDKLGQSHQGDPSSAMLEVLDPEQNTEFYDNYLEVGYDLSKVLFIATANNLQQIPWALRDRMEIINVTGYTIEEKIEIAKKYLLPKQLKEHGLNEEHLKLGKAQIEKIVEGYTRESGVRGLEKQVAKVVRYAAKSIAMEEAYNIALTEDDIETILGPARLERDKYENNDTAGVVTGLAWTSVGGDILFIESILSKGKGVLSITGNLGTVMKESSTIAMKYIKANAEEFGIKPEVLDKHDVHIHVPEGATPKDGPSAGITMLTSLVSLFTQRKVKNKIAMTGEITLRGKVLPVGGIKEKILAAKRANIKEIILCEDNRKDIEEIKQSYLKGLKFHFVTEMSEVVEIALTKQKVKNARKLV, from the coding sequence ATGAGTAAATCAAAAATAATACATTTAGACAGTTTGTCGCTTCAAGATGTCTTTAATGAAAATTCAGAGTTAATTCCTTTATTAACACCTGAAGATGAAGAAAATATGAATAAAGAAGAGATTCCTAGTGAATTACCCATTTTGCCGTTAAGAAATACAGTGTTATTTCCAGGTGTGGTAATTCCAATTACTGCAGGGAGAGATAAATCTATCCAATTAATAAAGGATGCTAATAAAGGAGATAAGGTAGTAGGTGTAGTTGCACAAAAAAATGCTGAAGTAGAAGATCCTACTATAGATGATATTCATACTACAGGAGTTGTAGCGCAAATTTTGCGTGTATTAAAAATGCCTGATGGAAATACAACAGTAATAATTCAAGGTAAGAAACGATTTGAAATAGATGAAGTAACTCAAGAAATTCCTTACTTAAAGGCAAAAGTTTCTGAGGCAAAGGATGAAAGAGATATAGATGATCAGAAGGAATTTGATGCTATAATAGATTCTATAAAAGATTTGGCCTTGGAGGTTATTAAAGAAAATCCAATGCTGCCATCTGAGGCTTCGTTTGCTATCAAAAACATTCAATCAAATTCATTTTTGGTGAACTTTATTTCATCTAATATGGAGTTAAGTGTTTCACAAAAGCAAGTTTTACTAGAGAAAGATAGTTTAAAGGAGCGTGCGCTTTTAACTTTAAAAAATTTAGATAAAGAGCTTCAAAAATTACAATTAAGAAATGATATTCAATCTAAAACACGTTCAGATTTAGATAAACAACAGAGAGAGTATTATTTACATCAACAATTAAAAACCATTCAAGATGAACTTGGAGGAGTTTCCCATGACCAAGAGTTAGAGGAAATGCGATCTAAGTCAAAAAATAAAAAATGGAATAAAGAAGTAGCTGAAACTTTTGAAAAAGAGTTGAGTAGATTGAAGAGAATGAATCCACAAATGGCTGAATATGGAGTGCAGCGTAACTATTTAGAGTTAATGTTGGAGTTGCCATGGGGAGAGTATTCTGAAGATAAATTCGATTTAAAAAAGGCACAAAAAATATTAGATAGAGACCATTTTGGGTTAGAAAAGGTTAAGGAACGTATTATAGAGCACTTAGCTGTATTGAAGCTTCGAGGCGACATGAAGTCACCTATTATATGTTTATATGGACCACCAGGAGTTGGTAAAACATCTTTAGGGAAATCTATAGCAGAAGCTTTAGGTCGTAAGTATGTTCGTATGTCTTTAGGAGGTTTAAGAGATGAAGCAGAAATAAGAGGGCATAGAAAAACGTATATTGGAGCAATGCCTGGGCGTTTGATTCAAAATATTAAAAAATCAGGTACTTCTAATCCTGTGTTTGTATTAGATGAGATAGATAAATTAGGACAAAGCCATCAGGGTGATCCTTCTTCAGCAATGTTAGAAGTGTTAGACCCAGAACAAAATACGGAGTTTTATGATAATTACTTAGAGGTAGGTTATGATTTATCTAAAGTATTATTTATAGCAACTGCAAATAACTTACAACAAATTCCTTGGGCGCTTAGAGATCGTATGGAAATCATTAATGTGACTGGTTATACGATTGAAGAGAAGATAGAAATAGCTAAAAAATATTTGTTGCCAAAACAATTAAAAGAACATGGTTTAAATGAAGAACATTTAAAGTTAGGGAAGGCACAAATTGAAAAAATAGTAGAGGGGTATACGAGAGAATCTGGTGTTAGAGGTTTAGAAAAACAGGTAGCAAAAGTAGTACGCTATGCAGCTAAATCAATAGCTATGGAAGAAGCGTATAATATAGCTCTAACTGAAGATGATATTGAAACTATATTAGGACCTGCTCGCCTAGAACGAGATAAGTATGAAAATAATGATACTGCTGGTGTTGTTACAGGTTTGGCATGGACAAGTGTTGGAGGAGATATTTTGTTTATAGAATCTATTTTATCTAAAGGAAAAGGAGTACTTTCTATAACAGGTAATTTAGGAACTGTAATGAAAGAGTCTTCTACAATTGCTATGAAGTATATTAAAGCAAATGCAGAAGAGTTTGGGATAAAACCTGAAGTTTTGGATAAGCACGATGTTCATATTCATGTACCTGAAGGAGCTACGCCAAAAGATGGTCCAAGTGCAGGAATCACTATGTTAACGTCATTAGTGTCATTGTTTACGCAACGTAAGGTGAAAAATAAAATAGCAATGACAGGTGAAATTACATTAAGAGGTAAGGTGCTACCAGTTGGAGGAATAAAAGAAAAAATATTGGCAGCTAAAAGAGCCAATATTAAGGAAATAATTTTATGTGAAGATAATAGAAAAGATATTGAAGAAATTAAACAAAGTTATTTAAAAGGCTTAAAATTTCATTTTGTAACTGAAATGAGTGAGGTTGTTGAAATAGCCCTTACTAAGCAAAAAGTTAAGAATGCTAGAAAGTTAGTTTAA
- a CDS encoding tetratricopeptide repeat protein: MKAQSLLFFLFYLLYACNSKQNSTEFINDASGRYYFNADEIIEVYFEEKVLHLKWRGQDTKPLKVNDSTFYVKAINEKLIFLTKEHKIILANKKEHEGKEYIFNKLMKGEKTPSEHLSEGNYELALNGYLKIKKNDSLSPIIEERNLNSLGYKCIKNKNYNKAIEIFKINTVLYPKSSNTYDSLGDSYLAVKDTTKAIECFKKALSINPENRSSKRKFNKLTKIKKEHKQL; the protein is encoded by the coding sequence ATGAAAGCGCAATCTTTACTCTTTTTTCTTTTCTATTTATTATACGCTTGTAATTCTAAGCAAAACTCTACAGAGTTTATAAATGATGCATCTGGAAGATATTATTTCAATGCTGATGAAATTATTGAAGTCTATTTTGAAGAAAAAGTACTTCATTTAAAATGGAGAGGTCAAGATACCAAGCCTTTAAAAGTTAACGATAGTACTTTTTATGTTAAGGCTATAAATGAAAAATTAATTTTTCTTACTAAAGAACATAAAATTATTCTGGCTAACAAAAAGGAACATGAGGGTAAGGAATATATTTTTAACAAATTAATGAAAGGAGAAAAAACCCCTAGCGAACATCTTTCAGAGGGTAACTACGAATTGGCATTAAACGGGTATCTCAAAATTAAAAAAAATGATAGCTTAAGTCCTATAATTGAAGAAAGAAATCTTAACAGCTTAGGATATAAATGTATCAAGAATAAAAACTATAATAAAGCTATTGAAATTTTTAAAATAAATACTGTTTTATATCCAAAAAGCTCCAATACTTATGATAGCTTAGGTGATAGCTATTTAGCCGTAAAAGACACTACAAAAGCTATTGAATGTTTCAAAAAGGCACTATCCATTAATCCAGAAAATAGAAGTTCAAAAAGAAAGTTTAACAAACTCACTAAAATAAAAAAAGAACATAAACAACTGTAA
- a CDS encoding LysE family translocator, which yields MIETLASFVLATLTLSISPGPDNIFVLTQSIVNGKKYGLATVAGLMTGCIIHTTLVAFGVSEIINRNENLFFTIKLLGAAYLLYLAYKVYQSNPEIAFSTEDIEQKTPIQLFKTGFWMNVLNPKVTIFFLAFFPQFLFSKTINTIIQFYVLGGLFIVVSFIVFSSIAILAGSISTYLKQNKKIGIYLKWAQIIVFIGIAALILM from the coding sequence ATGATAGAAACTCTAGCTTCCTTTGTATTAGCCACATTAACATTGTCAATTTCACCAGGACCAGATAATATTTTTGTACTTACTCAAAGCATAGTAAATGGTAAAAAATATGGGTTAGCAACTGTTGCCGGTTTAATGACAGGGTGTATTATTCATACAACTCTAGTCGCTTTTGGAGTTTCTGAAATAATTAATAGAAATGAAAATTTATTTTTTACTATCAAGTTATTAGGGGCTGCATATTTATTGTATTTGGCATATAAAGTATATCAAAGTAATCCAGAAATTGCTTTTTCTACTGAAGATATAGAACAAAAAACTCCTATACAGTTATTTAAAACTGGTTTTTGGATGAATGTACTAAACCCTAAGGTAACAATATTTTTTCTAGCTTTTTTCCCTCAATTTCTATTTTCAAAAACGATAAACACTATTATACAATTTTATGTTTTAGGAGGCTTGTTTATAGTTGTATCTTTTATAGTCTTTTCTTCTATTGCTATTTTAGCAGGAAGTATTTCTACATATCTAAAGCAGAATAAAAAAATAGGGATTTACCTTAAATGGGCGCAAATAATAGTCTTTATTGGTATTGCAGCTTTAATATTAATGTAG
- the mqo gene encoding malate dehydrogenase (quinone): protein MSNFKKEYDLICVGGGIMSANLALLVKLLNPKLDILILEKLESVASESSKAWNNAGTGHSALCELNYCPENKDGAINIDKAIKICQQFEVSKQFWAYLVKNGLIEEPKNFVMPVKHHSWVFGKENSEYLEKRYKAFKEHFMFDTIEFTTDVQKMKEWFPLIAQNREENEVMAASRIDRGTEVNFGALTEKLFKILAEEFDTPVHCNYEVLDVDPDPELDWTVEFKNKKTGKKENVEAKHVFIGAGGGSLLLLQKVEIEEKEGYGGFPVSGEWLVCTNKEIISKHNAKVYSKAGIGDPPMSTPHLDTRYIDGEQQLMFGPFAGFSPKFLKEGSNLDLLKSINFDNIPSMLGAFWHNLPLTQYLIEQVLMGKEERMNSLRKFMKNAKDEDWKVVKAGQRVQIIKNNEFEGGKLQFGTEVISSKDGSITCLLGASPGASTATSIMLSVIEKAFPELIEAKGGKEKLKEMVPFYNITLTEKLFKDKLKEVKTILKL, encoded by the coding sequence ATGAGTAATTTTAAAAAAGAATACGATTTAATTTGTGTTGGAGGAGGTATTATGAGTGCTAATCTGGCTTTATTGGTGAAATTACTCAACCCTAAATTAGATATTTTAATTTTAGAAAAATTAGAATCAGTTGCAAGTGAAAGTTCTAAAGCATGGAACAATGCTGGTACAGGACATTCAGCATTGTGTGAATTAAACTATTGCCCCGAAAATAAAGATGGAGCTATAAATATTGACAAAGCAATTAAAATATGCCAGCAATTTGAAGTATCTAAACAATTTTGGGCTTATTTGGTGAAAAATGGTTTAATAGAAGAGCCAAAAAATTTTGTAATGCCAGTAAAACATCATAGTTGGGTGTTTGGAAAAGAAAATTCTGAGTATCTAGAAAAGAGATATAAAGCTTTTAAAGAGCACTTTATGTTTGATACTATTGAGTTTACTACTGATGTGCAAAAAATGAAGGAATGGTTTCCTTTAATAGCTCAAAATAGAGAAGAAAATGAAGTGATGGCAGCTTCCAGAATCGATAGAGGTACTGAGGTGAATTTTGGAGCTTTAACAGAAAAACTATTTAAGATTTTAGCAGAGGAGTTTGATACGCCTGTTCATTGTAATTATGAGGTCTTGGATGTAGATCCAGATCCAGAGTTAGATTGGACTGTTGAATTTAAAAATAAAAAAACAGGAAAAAAGGAAAATGTAGAAGCGAAGCATGTGTTTATAGGTGCAGGTGGAGGGAGTTTACTTTTGTTACAAAAGGTAGAAATAGAAGAAAAAGAAGGTTATGGAGGTTTCCCTGTAAGTGGTGAATGGCTAGTATGTACTAATAAAGAAATTATTTCAAAACATAATGCCAAAGTATATAGTAAAGCTGGAATAGGTGATCCTCCAATGTCAACACCACATTTAGATACTCGTTATATTGATGGAGAACAACAATTAATGTTTGGTCCTTTTGCAGGTTTTAGCCCTAAGTTTTTAAAAGAAGGTTCTAATTTAGATTTATTAAAATCAATTAACTTTGATAATATTCCTTCAATGTTAGGTGCTTTTTGGCATAATTTACCCTTAACCCAATATTTGATAGAACAAGTGCTAATGGGGAAAGAAGAAAGAATGAATTCGTTACGAAAGTTTATGAAAAACGCTAAAGATGAAGATTGGAAAGTGGTGAAAGCTGGACAAAGAGTTCAAATTATTAAAAATAATGAATTTGAAGGAGGAAAACTACAGTTTGGAACAGAGGTTATTAGTAGTAAAGATGGAAGTATTACTTGTTTATTAGGCGCTTCACCAGGTGCGTCAACAGCTACTTCTATAATGTTGTCAGTTATAGAAAAAGCTTTTCCAGAACTCATAGAGGCTAAAGGAGGGAAAGAAAAATTAAAGGAAATGGTTCCTTTTTATAATATAACTCTAACGGAAAAACTATTTAAAGATAAATTAAAAGAGGTAAAAACTATATTAAAATTATAA